One region of Cucurbita pepo subsp. pepo cultivar mu-cu-16 chromosome LG03, ASM280686v2, whole genome shotgun sequence genomic DNA includes:
- the LOC111790931 gene encoding 60S ribosomal protein L37a codes for MTKRTKKAGIVGKYGTRYGASLRKQIKKMEVSQHSKYFCEFCGKYAVKRKAVGIWGCKDCGKVKAGGAYTLNTASAVTVRSTIRRLREQTES; via the exons ATG AcgaaaagaaccaagaaggCTGGAATTGTCGGCAAATACG GTACCAGATATGGTGCTAGTCTGAGGAAGCAGATTAAGAAGATGGAAGTCAGTCAGCACAGCAAATACTTCTGTGAGTTCTGCGGAAAG TATGCCGTGAAGAGGAAGGCTGTTGGGATATGGGGTTGCAAGGACTGTGGAAAGGTGAAAGCCGGAGGTGCCTACACATTGAA CACGGCAAGTGCGGTGACCGTTAGGAGCACAATCCGAAGGTTGAGGGAGCAGACTGAGAGttaa
- the LOC111790932 gene encoding cytochrome c oxidase-assembly factor COX23, mitochondrial, producing MASTSRDPSPPYPSAARISDSPCFLQYSASLKCLEEHSSERSKCQEHFDVYKECKKKEREARLERNKKRSFFS from the exons ATGGCTTCCACTTCCAGGGATCCGTCTCCGCCGTACCCCAGTGCTGCTAGAATTTCTGATTCTCCTTGTTTTCTTCAGTACAGTGCTTCCCTGAAAT GTCTTGAAGAACATAGCTCAGAGAGGAGCAAATGTCAAGAACATTTTGATGTTTACAAGGAATGCAAGAAAAAAGag CGGGAAGCTCGATTGGAACGCAACAAGAAAAGGTCTTTCTTCTCATGA